A single genomic interval of Melanotaenia boesemani isolate fMelBoe1 chromosome 4, fMelBoe1.pri, whole genome shotgun sequence harbors:
- the LOC121638581 gene encoding neuroblast differentiation-associated protein AHNAK-like isoform X1, protein MELKVSDFNQSGTFPDNPNGNAASGMNLPNTDCTPEMGLDLKGSDVNTPEMEMDLNRENITGPSFNPGVPKVDIKVITPDFNMPKFKVPRLSLSGPPIGIPEYEVRAPEIETPKITSGKQSRRQKKPDLNVDDLSSFVGTSTFKLSGKLPEKPGFDLNGAYTDMTLGNVKVSLKKPKTDLKSPALYVDDPPGSLTCINDVETHELSLKTPKIKSGTSSDLNLAKPDLKGRHFKINTPSANAKGQSGKYKAPKFTMPKFDLPDIQVPDLNGDLEQPHADLPGVKCPENELKTPDMDVAAPKFKGGNNFPRSPDLIGNASGKVDLPGFRVPDLGLSSPKLNGFDSDLKTPDFDLSKPEFKGAIGSADFDMPDISLQKSKLDLSGANTSFDMPSSKFRMSKFNLPKAFPKGLDLDTNTDLTSPDLSLNMPKIKGGIDARNFASSDIDLKAPDLEMNTPNLNIGSATSKLQMPKFSLPNIKGPEIDGSLDGPDIDVNAPDVNFKGPKTDVDLSGPSGKFKKPNLNLPDMKFSGPKLDGPNLDLGTPDLDLSGPNHSGGISAPSINMPKFDLKTPKLDLNAPDVGLDMPSGKVKMPELHAPDWDLKAPSGKLKMPKRWRLKVVVVS, encoded by the coding sequence ATGGAGCTAAAAGTTTCAGACTTCAATCAGTCTGGAACATTCCCAGATAATCCAAATGGAAACGCTGCTTCTGGTATGAACCTGCCAAATACTGACTGTACTCCAGAAATGGGTTTGGACTTAAAAGGCTCTGATGTTAACACCCCTGAAATGGAGATGGACCTGAACAGGGAAAATATCACTGGTCCATCTTTTAATCCTGGTGTTCCAAAAGTGGACATTAAAGTAATAACTCCAGACTTCAACATGCCGAAATTCAAAGTGCCACGTCTGTCTCTGTCTGGACCTCCTATTGGTATCCCAGAATATGAGGTGAGGGCACCTGAAATAGAAACCCCAAAAATCACCTCAGGTAAACAATCTAGGAGGCAGAAAAAGCCAGATTTAAATGTTGACGATCTCTCCAGTTTTGTAGGAACGTCCACGTTTAAGCTGTCTGGAAAACTGCCTGAAAAACCAGGCTTTGATCTAAACGGGGCCTACACTGATATGACTTTGGGCAATGTCAAAGTGTCTCTTAAGAAACCAAAGACTGAtcttaaatctccagctttatATGTGGATGATCCACCTGGTTCACTTACATGTATAAATGATGTTGAAACACATGAGCTAAGTCTGAAAACACCAAAGATAAAAAGTGGCACCTCATCTGATCTGAATCTAGCCAAACCCGACCTAAAaggaagacattttaaaattaacacTCCATCAGCTAATGCTAAGGGGCAGTCTGGAAAATACAAGGCTCCAAAGTTTACAATGCCTAAATTTGATTTGCCAGATATTCAAGTTCCAGATTTGAATGGTGACTTGGAGCAACCACATGCTGACTTACCAGGAGTTAAATGCcctgaaaatgaattaaaaactcCTGACATGGATGTAGCAGCTCCAAAATTCAAAGGAGGCAATAACTTCCCCAGATCCCCAGATCTGATTGGAAATGCATCAGGAAAAGTGGATTTGCCTGGTTTCAGAGTCCCAGATTTGGGACTATCTAGTCCAAAGCTGAATGGGTTTGACAGTGATCTTAAAACCCCAGACTTTGATCTTTCAAAACCTGAATTTAAAGGAGCCATTGGTTCAGCTGATTTTGATATGCCTGACATAAGTCTTCAAAAGTCCAAACTAGATCTCTCTGGAGCCAATACTAGTTTTGATATGCCCTCAAGTAAATTCAGAATGTCTAAATTTAATCTTCCAAAGGCATTTCCAAAAGGACTAGATttggacacaaacacagatcTAACATCACCAGATCTAAGTCTCAACATGCCAAAAATTAAGGGTGGGATTGATGCTCGAAATTTTGCGTCATCAGACATTGATCTCAAGGCTCCAGATCTGGAAATGAACACTCCAAATCTCAACATTGGCTCAGCCACATCGAAATTACAGATGCCAAAATTTAGCCTCCCAAATATTAAGGGACCTGAAATTGATGGCAGCCTAGATGGCCCAGATATAGATGTAAATGCACCTGATGTCAACTTCAAGGGTCCTAAGACTGATGTAGATCTTTCTGGTCCATCTGGGAAATTTAAAAAGCCAAACTTGAACCTGCCTGACATGAAGTTTTCTGGCCCAAAGTTAGACGGCCCAAACCTGGACCTAGGAACACCTGACCTAGATTTATCTGGTCCCAATCACAGTGGTGGGATAAGCGCACCAAGCATAAATATGCCCAAGTTTGACCTTAAAACTCCCAAACTGGACCTCAATGCCCCAGATGTTGGCTTAGACATGCCATCAGGCAAAGTGAAAATGCCAGAACTTCATGCTCCAGACTGGGATCTTAAAGCTCCCTCAGGTAAATTAAAGATGCCTAaaaggtggaggctgaaggtggttGTAGTTTCTTGA
- the LOC121638581 gene encoding uncharacterized protein LOC121638581 isoform X2 — protein sequence MKFWGQQSTLNNYQKRRYYQVLTQSSLSKSLGNLDESGRSPEEMLKESYSKLYNTKIKRFMKDDPSGADEECVDGKVTTEPTSSTVSLKHDAKLPRLGVDFGLLKSRNLSTDGDCDSQSDARELTDSNLNLPPLGLSSNGFTLPGAEAPR from the exons ATGAAATTTTGGGGGCAACAATCAACTTTGAACAACTATCAAAAGAGGAGGTATTATCAAGTCCTGACTCAGAGCAGCCTGAGCAAGAGCCTCGGCAATTTGGACGAGAGCGGCAGGAGTCCTGAAGAA ATGCTGAAGGAGTCCTACAGCAAACTCTACAATACCAAAATAAAGAGGTTTATGAAGGATGACCCGTCTGGAGCTGATGAGGAATGTGTGGACGGGAAGGTTACAACAGAACCCACTTCATCCACGGTCAGCCTAAAGCATGATGCAAAGTTGCCTCGACTTGGAGTTGATTTTGGACTTTTGAAATCCAGAAATCTGAGCACAGATGGTGATTGTGATTCACAGTCTGATGCCAGAGAGTTAACAGACAGCAACCTGAACCTTCCTCCTCTGGGTCTCAGTTCGAATGGGTTTACTCTACCTGGGGCTGAGGCGCCAAGATGA